actctgtacagcaacggtcggacatttactctgtagacttaacggtcatttatgtcactttattatTGGCGTTCCTAGAAACgctccatctttatgtaccttaaaccctgtgtaactgaggcgggaggggcctggcgaactctatataagccaccccctcctcagggacaagggttcgcaccccctgtaactccacacacatataatctagtcgaccaCTCCGGGCACCGACACGTAGGGCTATTaattccaccgtgaagggcctgaactcataaatcttgtgtgtacaacttcgccatagctgggatcctgcctcctcatacctaccccccattctactgtcagccttagaaccacgacaaaCGACGTAGAGCAGGTATCCTGGATTTTGCGAGGCGATCAGGCTTTTCTCTCTTCGCAGCATCGTCATGAAGTCACTTGAGATCGCCGTATATGGCCTCTACCGCTGCCTTAGGTAAGATCGGTTCACCGGGAATATGGTATTTCGCCGCACCCATGACAgatatacggtcttgaacccgaggctgcggaggctgctagatcatagaagcagctttgttgcctttcctcgatctcttcctatgcttctttggtATTGGAAGGTCGTCTAGAATAGCTCATCctacggcaattcaggcaccgactcatcatgctcaaaccctgagtactcataccGAGCCATCAATCCTCCGTCGTCATAGGCGCTAGTATTGAGATACTGTAGAGGGTCATCGTCATCCTCGTCGATGGCatcatgcattgcttcttcgacggaggtgacgtcatcagcgactaatggagcctcttcctcccCCCGTCCGCTGTCACCCGACACGACATatgacgctaattgggtaggtggggtgttgatgttcataccttgctgaggctgcatggtcgtgggtgtgctcccggctgcCTCCAGGCGAAGCAGACTCTTCAGCCACAACAGGACCCAACGCTTGCAAtcgccaagccgccgcggggtctcgtcgtcatctccccctagtaccggaggagccaaattctcgtggcccagtttggcactggccacggaaactttgaagacgtcaggggggatcggccggctgtggaacaattgttccttcggcttcactatcgtcgccttccccacgtccaccttctggccgttGATGGTGTACAGTATGGTGCATGGGgttacgtcggcctgcaaagacatgtctgcggtgtgagacatccgaaaggcaacggaaacgagagattatacatatattgaagagggccggtgtgacaggtacagtgagggcgtcgagctcagccaaagatgaagcaccgccgaacacgtccgagacggaggacgagctgctatgagcaggtgcgggagccggtgcaggagcatgTGCGGgtgccggtgcaggagcaggtgcgggagcaggtgctagTGCAAtactagtcgagctgctcccgaagaagttggaaaggggaaagtccgctgcctcTTTATTTGGATTTGCCTACTTCAATTGACGATAGACGGAATCAACACACTATACGAAGCTGCAATTTCCTCTTTTGCCGCAGCTACCGCTGCTTTGACTGTCTCGGTTGATTTTTTATCAACCGCAAtcgcaaccttcttgtcgatgttttcttcatttaacccctgtctttcctttctctcctctgtggtctcacggtagtacttcttccacgtggcgccatctccgacgccgtgcacgcgtccatatgacggccaagtgtccaccgggagtcctttcaatatgttcaaggcccGATTGAATGGgttgtcccacttgggcctcgccaacgcctcagacgacGAGTTGCTTTGAGCCGCGATCCTgtgctgctctttctgcaaaaggaacaaCGATCGTTTAGAAATATGACTAAACgtgtagtcgaattgatcagaagctaaaattagggggtaagttaaaaattaccagcagtctcatgaactccatcgTGACCGCGTCcatctcgaaaaccttcttgactgggtcCCAATGCTACCTGGCCCTGatgacgtcacgctcctgcgggacagtgaactccgccaaggggtctgggatgcccagactttcgcgttccgcgtcctccttggcccatatggacctcttccccgtgtaaccacggcttccgaggtggtggcaccccatgttcctctcttgaagccccttcatgtactccaACTTTTCTTCGGCAGCTTCGGcaacgcaagccgccttgaatatttcaaactgctcttccgtaattgtcggattatcctttacaatctcggagtagggttcctttttgtcgatgatccttgctttcacccttactttccaggcgGACAACACGCCGCTAAACTTGCCCagggcgtgtttgtttatcttcttcattgtcgagTCTTTATCTGGATCAGTATATTTGATTTcatcccggcccgggaacaagaatacctGGTGCAGCTTAGTTAGGAGGGACTCCTTCATATCtggtatcttctttagtttctcatcgttgatggtggcggttgcccGTAGGATGCAACCTATTTGATTGGCGTAGTACGCACGCGCTTCCGCAGactcttttggctcaaaattgccgtcgtccacctccgtgaccaccagtctagtagtgatGAGCTGGTTTGGGCACCTTGCCTCTTtggtttcggttctataccggcttcgCCAGTCTCGGTGCCGGTCTCGGCACCGGtgtcagtctcagcgccggtctcgatgccggtctcagtctcggATGTGACAGGTGGGCCCTGCAACAACCGTTGCTCATCGAGAACGTTCAAATAGGCGTTTGCCGCCATGTATACGTTGCAATCACcaaaaccctgtccttcatcgttgctagccatttttcctacgattaaatctagtcaattaattctagacctaataaaatgaataaaaaggccaatgttttgcaggaatgttgattcattcccacAGGAGCAACCAGCAGGGACGCACCATCAGCCGCAGGTCGAGTGTAGGGGTGGCGCTAGGAGAGGTGGATCTCAGTTAGTGCCCATGCGACACCGGGCAGCCGTCGGTGAAGGCAGCAAGGGGCAAGGAGGACACGGCTGGCGGAGCCACCTTCAGGCCGGGGAAGGGCTGCCACGGGAGCTGCGGGAGTAAGCGACAATGGGAGCTGCGGGAGGAAGCGACAATGGGAGCTGCCCATGCAGGAGTGCCACCGGTGTGCCGCTGCCACGTAACCACCAGAGATAGGACGTGCGCCGCCGCGGGTGGCCGCCGCCAGCCGGAGCAAGGGATGGTGCGTCGTCAGCCGCGGGCAGCAGTGGCTCGCGCGTGCTGGATGGAgaccccgccaccgccgccacaaCACCAGCTTCACCACAAATGTTTTACTAACATGCAAAGTTTCTTGATGGAAAAACGTCGACAGAAGTCTGAACAAGAAATGCCCTTTTTAGAACTTTTTTTTGACGAAGATGTCCACAAATGTTTTTTAACCAAGAAATTTTGCATGTTTGTAAAGCATTCAACAATTATTGTCTAAAAAAAAGTCCCCAAAATCTTATTTTAGTCGATGTTACTGTTCACCCTGGGCGCATATGCACCCAAGGGTAGAAACTCCATGTCTGAACGACTGAGCTTATATGGCAGTGATTCTTCTTCTCGCAACCGAACGTCTGCAGCAAACAGTAACAGATTTTTAGCTTAGGACAGCAACGTTGGATGTTCGTGCACAAAGATGGTGGCGTGCATGCGGTCGGATTCACCACGGAGCAATCTTTGCGCTCCAGATGTTGTAGCGTAGCGCGCAACTTGTTGGTGGCCTTGGAGAAGTGCTTTTTGGGCGGTGTGGATGGGTGCACGCGCGGGGATAAGGGAGGCACGCGCTTGGGTAGAAACGGCTGCCCGGTTGTTTTCCGCGCGCTTTGGCAATGCCCAGGGGGTGATCAACATTTGGTAGCTCATGCCATCCTCACAAATTCAGAAACACACGCAAATTTTCAGCATTTGCAATAACTTAGCGTTGCATTGCAACTGATCACGGGACAAGAATCTACTGTCACTGTAGACCTGGATATGCTTGGTTTGTTGGTTGGTGTACATATTTTGATATTTACCAGCTCTGTCTGCACGTCGTAATACCCGATCCACTGTGTCTCACCATACCAGGTACCACTAGTAGCATTATGATCGGAATAGGATAATGATAACAAGATAGAGACATTTGTTTCTTAGTACCAGTAGGTAGTAGAATATATATATACATCAGCTAGCAATATCTTACAGGGCAgttgcagaaaagaaaaataataaaaggcTAACGAAATAATAACTGGGAACGAACAAAAAGAAGGCAAAAACATCACGGTCGTCACCTGGCACGTCCATATATGAAGTCTACTACTACTAGGTAATTCATCCCTTGCGAGTTGCTCATCAGGATAAGCGTACGTGCGTGCGTGGTACCAGGCCAGCGAGCCGACCGGTAGCGACAACGCCTCTAGGCAGCTAGCGGCGCGCGCGCGCACGTACGTAGGCACGCTGCGTCATCACGCCGCCGGGCGTCGCGGCCTCGGCGTCACGGCCAGCGGGGCCGCCATCTCGCACGACAGCCTCAGGGTCTCCCCCAGGTGGACGCCGCGCGCCGGGTCGGGGGACGGCAGGAACTCCAGCTCGTGCAGCAGCGTCGCCAGCCAGAACGCCACCGTCGCCATCGCCAGGCTCTTCCCGGGGCAGCTCCTCCGCCCGGCCCCGAACGGCGCCAGGCGGAGGTCCGACCCCATGACGGAGAGCTCGGCGGCCGGCTGTCCGGCGACGAACCGCTCCGGGCGGAACTCGTCCGGCTCGGCCCACACGTCGGGGTCGTGGGTTATGGCCCACATGTTCACCATGGCTGTGGTGCCAGCGGGGATGAGGAATCCGTCAACGTGAATGTCCGAGGTGGCGAGGCGGGCCCAGGACAGCAGCGGACCGGGCGGGTGAACACGGAGTGTCTCCTTGATGACGGCGTGGAGGTAGGGGAGGGAGGCCGCATCGGACTCGGTCACGGCACGGTCGCGCCCCACCGCGCGGTCCAGCTCCTCGTGCACCCTCGCCTGCACGTCCGGGTGCAGCACCAGCCGGGccagcacccactccatcagcACCGCCACTGTGTCAGTCCCGCGGAACACCATCTCCTGCACACCAAAGATGAACGTATCAGAGGACTGGAACGAAACGAAACGTGCGTGGCTGTGTACGCTTTGGGAGTTAGTTTGGGTTCGGTTGCACACACCCAGAGCACCGCGGTCATGTCGGCGTCGGCGAGCCTGTCGCCGCCCTGGAGGGAGAGCAGGACGTCGGTGAAGTCCTTGACGGCGGCTGACGGAGCGGCGGAGCGGTGGTCGTCGATGATGCGCCCGACGAAGCTGTTCACGCGGGGGACGAGACGGGAGCACCGGGCGCGTGTGCCCTGCGGGTCGAAGCGGGCCAGCCAGGGGAGGTGGTCGGACCAGTTGAGCTGGCCCAGCAGGTCGTAGCCTTCGTCCACCAGGCGGCTCAGCTCGCGGACCTCATAGCTCTCCTTGCCGGTGCCCAGGTCGTAGCGGCGGCCGAACACGGACCACATCACGTTGTGCAGCGACGCGCGCCGTAGCACGCGCCGGACctcgaccccggcgccggcgctgaCGAGGGCCGCCACCATCTGGTGCGCGATGACCGCGCGCTGGGGAGCGGACGCGGTGACCTGCCACGGGGAGAAGAGGTGCGTGGAGGCGACGCGGCGGAGCGCGCGCCAGTACGCGCCGTGGGGCGCGAAGCCGATGGCGCGGTGGAACAGGAGCCCGTACGCCGACTCCTTGATGGGGCGGTCGGCGAAGGCCGGGCTGTTGAGGATCTCCCTGGCCACGTCCGGGTGCGCGGCAACCACCATCCGTGTCTCGCCGAGGGAGAAGGCCATCAGCCTCTTGGCGCGGCCGCCAAGGCGCGAGGCCTCGGCGGCGAGCTTGCGGTGGGCGAGGCCAGTCATGAGCCACATGCTGCCGATCAGCGGCAGGCCCCTGGGCCCCGGGACGAGGGAGCCCTTGAGGCGGCGGGTGAGCCACCACCTGCCCCAGGCCGGGCCGCCGGGGAAGCACCAGTGCAGGAGGCAGGTGAtggcgaaggcggcggcgcagaccgcgaggaggccggcgaggcggccggGGTGGTCGCCGCCGCATTTGGCGGCCAGCGAAAGGTACAGCAGCCAGCTGGCGGCGGAGTCGTCGGGGGTCGCCATGGATTCTTCGCCTGCCTTGCTTTGGTTCGGGTGTTGTTGGGGCTTTTGGGGTGGTGCGTGCGTTGAAGTTGGGGAGTCATGGTCGGGGCGTGGCCCGGTTTTATAGCCGCAGGAAAGGCGGCAAGggcgacggacggacggacggagctCCATCGCGGGAGGGGAATGCGAACCGTAATAACCAGGGCGATCGATTCAATTCGATTTGATTAATGGCGTTGATGATGATACGGCGCGCATCATCAGTGCTGAGGGAGAAGTAGTAACGGTGCAGCCGTTTCTGCCAAAATTGATGATCGCGGTAACTGCGGGCGTTCGTCGTGGAGGGGCATCCAAGGCTAGCCGGACGGAGACGGACGTAGGAGTAGTAGTACGATATTTGTGCTGGCCTGGCACGCAAAACGACCGGGGGAGCGACGATCGGCGGTGGAGCGGGAGCCAGCTGCGGCATGGGGTGGCACGTGACGGCCATGCGGTTTTGCTCCGATCCGGTGGGCAACGAGAAGCGGACGGCCGAGCTAGCAACTCTAGTATAGGAGTAGGCAGGCACATGAGCCGCGTGAGCTGCTTCAGTTCAGTAGCAGTAGCTCCATTGCCCATGCCCACTGTGGGGCGCGCGCGGATTGCGGCGGCACGTCGTCACGCGGGCCTCGTGCGGCGCAACCGGGCCGGGCCTCCCCGGGAGGGAGAGAGGTGACGGCACGTACGCGCGCATCGATCACGTTGCTCACcaacccatccatccatccagcgATCAACTGCAGCTACTCCGTCCGTATAGCTACAGCCAGTATAGCTCCATCGATTGGGCCATACATGCACGGAATCGAATCGAATAGCCTGAGCTCAACCATGTACGCTACGTCGTATGTGGCGCACCGCTGCCATACGCATTCTGCAAGCAAATTCGTCCGCGTGCATGGCGAGGCGATTAACCTGCCCTCATTACGGATTAGGTGCAGGCAGCTGCCGTCACGTCCAAATGAGGAAAGGGACCCCCAAAACCCGGACGCATCATGCTAAAACTAGTTTATGGTGTCAATGTTGGCGGTTCCATTAAATTAACAATCATTTGCTAAGCCAGCTAAGACGGAGCTTCATGGAGCTTCATGGAGGCTCAGCATTGTAAGTAGCTACTACTGGTGCTAGTAAATACTCCCTaagttcctaaatatttatctttctagacatttcaaatggctaCCAcctatggatgtatgtagacatattttagagtgtagattcactcattttgctccgtatgtagtcacttgttgaaatatctagaaagacaaatatttaggaacggagggagtattatcttTCCCGCCGCTGCATTGGATCACAACTTCCAGTTTCGAAAAGGAACCAGTCAGCCCCGGGCATGTGAGCAATGCAAATGGGAGAAATAGCAGAGTTCGAGTGGAACATGTCAAGATGTTGGTGCTCATATAGCTCGCTTATCTTGACTTTACGCCCAGACAGCAGATGGATTCACGCCACATTGCTTGATTTTCATCTTTAAACAAGGAGCCTCCTTGGCGATTTTCATCCAAGAAATCGCCAGCAGTTTACAAGgtgtttttttcttaaaaaaactaTCTATTTATCCTCAATCATGATTGTACAATGAACAGTAGATATAATAAAAATCACTTCAAGATCCGAAGACCACCCAGCAACGAGTACAAACAATGAAGCGAGCCGAAGACACGctgccatcatcgcccctccctctcCGGAGcggggcaaaacttgttgtagtaggtAGTCGAAAAGTCGTCATGCTATGGCTCCCTAGGACTAGGGAACCAGAACAGCAACCGTCCACCGTTGAAGAAACGTGTAGATTGGAAGGACctaacctgaagacacacgaacatagaccgGATCCGAGTAGatccaccaagacaacgaccgccCGAACCCTGCGAGAACCGGCGAAGACACACTTCCACACACCCTCCAACGATGCTAGACAGACCACCGGGATGGGGGCTAGACGGGGAGAACGTTATTCCATGTTCTGGGAGCCGCCGCCATCTTGCCTTTTTGAGTGGGACACAAAACCATAACAAAAATCAGAGAAACGTCAAAAAATatagccctcccgccggcaagggtgGGGATCCACCACGCCCCAATGGCCCTAGGGCTACCGGAGACAATGCGGACTGGTGGCTGTGCAGACGGGAGGTAGAGAAACCCTAAGCTGCGTGTGGAGCCAACTTTTACTGGTTAATTGATGAATGTGTGGTGCAAATTGGTATACAAAGTGCTTAAAGTCAAAATACCTCTATAATATATTTAGTTACTGAGCTAGGAGAGTGGATTTTTTTTTGCTTTcgggctccatggagccctttattttcAAACAATCATTTTTTTTAAGTTTTAGAAAACAATTTTTAAGAGTTAAAAAATTCTGCAAAATACACAAGTGGTTATAGATGTATACAAGGTTTGTGTGAAATTCTAGCACGGAATACTTCTTTATGTGGCATGTACACAAAAAATCAAAATCAAGTGATTTTAGTGAATAGTACATGTGctagaaatatgtgattttgtCATTTTTTGTGTACGTCACATAAAAAAAGTGTTTCATCATGAAACTTTGCAGACGAGTAGTATACATCCATATGTATATGTGTAACTTTTTTCCAGCATTTTCTGAAACTGAAAATTTTCTTTTTGAAGTTTTCAAGTAAAGAGCACCATGGAGCTCGAGCTCCATTAGGTATTTCTGCAGAGGCAGTACAAAACAAAGGAAAAGGAGTTACAAGCAAGGAGGGGTAACTCACTCCACCCTCTTGCCGAGACCCCTCTGGCCCATCTAAGTAACCTAGGTGCAACTTTTCTACTTGTTACTGCCTTTGTTTTAAAATATAAGGCGTATTCGTTTTTTCAAAAATCAAACATATGCATGTTTGACCAAGATTTTAGAAAAAATATATCagtatctacaataccaaatttgACATCCATTCACCGAATCACGAGCACCGTGAAATTCCTGCCATGTCTCCTTGCGAAGTTCTCCTAAAGCAACTTCTTAACCATCTATACTCCTTCAATTCTTTCTACACTTTTCTGCAAGGACACTCCACAAGCTTCATTTAACAAATAGGATGGCAATGGATCGGGTATGAGACAGGTACAACAATCCCATACCCATACCCTACATGCTCATGGCATCAATGACCCTGTTTGTTTCAGCTTCAGTTGGCTTTGAATCACCTATGGATTTGGTTCGCTGGCAAAGCCGAATTTGGTTTGCCTCTCAAGTACACCTGGACACGCTTCAAGCAATTGCCCTGAAAATGGTGTGAATCCATTCAgtttcatttgcaaagttgattcCAAATGGTTGTTATTCTAACTTCTGAGTTTTTTTCCACAAGAATCTGGTGCCTAAAGCTAAAACAAACAGGGCTAATGTATTGCCCATACCCAAGCCCCCGGGTACAAAACCTTGTTTGTGCCCATACCCTGTGGCCTGTGGGTATCAATGCCCGATGGGTACCCAACAACAAGCTCAACACACTTCAAGAAATATATATCATCGGGTAGTATTTTTAAGAAATGCAAAATTGAACTCGTTttataacatggtcaaagaaaaaTGATTTCAATAGTTCAGAGTAGAAGACTTCAATTGTTTAAACAAAGAGTTTCTTGTACATTCACCCATCATACGGTTAAAGTGTATGACTTAGTACTTTATTAGGAACTCAAACAATAGTTTAGCCGCACATATTAGCTTGCCTGATTGGGCTCAGGCATACAATGGACAAAGAGTTATACCTCTACCTACGTGTGGAGAGCGGCGCCCGATCCGCCCCGCATCATAGTCAAAATAGATATACGCTAGTTATTATTGCTCCCCTTAGATTTAGTTCAATTTGAACCAACCCTCTATTGATGCAGGACTATGTGGGACGTCCGCCTTACACTACCCACGACTAGTCGAGCAGGATTCGGACACTCCCCAAAGCAGAAATTGACATATCTCTTTGGCTTTGTAGCTACCAGGGTGTTTCTTTCATTCTTTTCaaggtaatacgtgtctcatttatatcataaagatcaaaataCAAGTCACGTAATAACCGACATgataaaactgaaaagatagcagaacatctttgAGCTTGACAACAAcgtccgtcacctgcctccggcaccaccacagcagctaccgaagaaaagaatgacagATACCTCCTCACCCgaactcgacgcggctccatcgctgatatgcagctttgcgaacctccaaggtggctcaccaaaaatgaagtcattgccgttgaacgaatcagaccggggcaacaccccggacatgcCATTGAACTCTAGGTctagcaccccaccacgactaagacgccgaaggaggaaaccatacctgccatccacgaaccacgaactcAGCACACGTTccatcttccagatgtcgtcgatgcagaccacaatctgcatccgctcctagactacctcccaagctccacgtCGACGCTGGAGCAGAcaccgtcgcaacggcggagcccgaggacacaggttcaccacgaggatgccgccgccgctacgccatccttgcttgaacaaactggtttccaaatccatctcCAACCATAGGGCCGATGGCCTCATCAGTAAAGGATCCGAAAAATCTTTATTCACcaccgtcatcgtcgccgccgaaggCAAGACGATGAACAGtctaaaaacctagactacgaggaagtaaaaacgatccacacgcgtggatccaccgacccccctcaccaccgataACCGAAGTCGCCGGTGGAGaggagccgccggaggacggcgcTGAAAAATTGGCGTCTCcttgcggcggctagggttggagcCGCCAGGGACTAGAGGAACGGCGCTGCTTTCTTGCCTACGATCGTTGGGGATCCTGTGCTTCCTTTCATCTGGCCGGAGAAGGCCGTGCAATTATTTCCGTTTGTATACCATACACACTCCAGAGTGTACGTACGTACGTACCACAGGTCGCAGTCATGTCCGTGCTGCGTGCTTGCCTGGGCCTACGGCCTTAACGGAGTACTACTATCAAATTGATGTCAGTACAGGCATCGGTGCGTAAGTAAATCGTTAGTCAAGCCACCACGCGGGTAGAGCCATTGCAGCAAGATCGCGGCCAAATTGGCCGTGGTCGCTGTCCCGTCCTAGTGTGGCGAGATTTGAACTGGGCGCTTAAATATTCGATGTCCCCCGGACATCGCCGTCACGTATATGTAGTTTGCACTTGAAATCGAATCCCCGAGATGGACGTGTTTGTTGCGCCCGCCCCTTCTCACCGGTCGATCGCGTAAACGTAAGGGTGATGAGGCAGTGAGGTAAGAACATCAGCGTCCCAAACCGGCCTCAAACATTTCAGGCGGGCCgtcggtcactgaccggtcacgaaAATGTAATTCAGCCGAACGACTCAAATGAGCCTCAAACGCTCGGGCCGTCTGGCGCCCCTCATATTCAGCCCAAATATAGGGCTGATATGGGGCTGCCCGGACGCGTCCGGGCGCGTCCAACACGTCAACCCGGCACACCTTGACCCTACTTCGTCCTCACAAATATTCCCAATCCGGAAAACCTACCTCACTCTGCTCGCGCTTCGTCTCTTCTTCTCCCATCCGATTTTTTCGATTCAATCCACTCTGACGATCACGTCAAGCGTCGCAGTCGCTCCGACTCCGACGAGGAGCTGGCCCTCCGCATTGCCATCAAGAGGTCCAAGATGGACACGGGGGCAGTTCCGGACCGGCCGCCTCGCCTCTCCCCCGCCGGCGCTGGCTCCTCCCGGCCCGTGTGCAGCGCGGCGAGGGCTACGCTGTCCGCGCCTCCCCCACGCCgtccc
This window of the Triticum aestivum cultivar Chinese Spring chromosome 5D, IWGSC CS RefSeq v2.1, whole genome shotgun sequence genome carries:
- the LOC123122270 gene encoding cytochrome P450 78A9; this translates as MATPDDSAASWLLYLSLAAKCGGDHPGRLAGLLAVCAAAFAITCLLHWCFPGGPAWGRWWLTRRLKGSLVPGPRGLPLIGSMWLMTGLAHRKLAAEASRLGGRAKRLMAFSLGETRMVVAAHPDVAREILNSPAFADRPIKESAYGLLFHRAIGFAPHGAYWRALRRVASTHLFSPWQVTASAPQRAVIAHQMVAALVSAGAGVEVRRVLRRASLHNVMWSVFGRRYDLGTGKESYEVRELSRLVDEGYDLLGQLNWSDHLPWLARFDPQGTRARCSRLVPRVNSFVGRIIDDHRSAAPSAAVKDFTDVLLSLQGGDRLADADMTAVLWEMVFRGTDTVAVLMEWVLARLVLHPDVQARVHEELDRAVGRDRAVTESDAASLPYLHAVIKETLRVHPPGPLLSWARLATSDIHVDGFLIPAGTTAMVNMWAITHDPDVWAEPDEFRPERFVAGQPAAELSVMGSDLRLAPFGAGRRSCPGKSLAMATVAFWLATLLHELEFLPSPDPARGVHLGETLRLSCEMAAPLAVTPRPRRPAA